The Anaerobacillus alkaliphilus genome contains a region encoding:
- a CDS encoding G5 and 3D domain-containing protein: MIPNMKKLFSESLTGKRLIMSIVSMILLVGVVSVAAYELTKTSVTLVVNGEETNLKTHAKTVDELMLENDILVGEHDFVEPSLDSLLSNDVNVVWIPAKLVYLTNNGEKLPVWTTSSTLEDLVKELNLEVGDYDKIVPSLETALVEDMNITYESAFTVTIHSDGEEKEVWTTSTTVADFLKAEDIILGELDRVEPSQAEIVKANTEINIIRVQKVTDVVEETIDFATVTRNDNSLTRGTEKEVQKGQKGKVAKHFEVILENGKEVSRELVKTETVQQSTDRVVAVGTKQPAPVQQVSRGGTPGDWVTFSSTAYTAYCNGCSGITATGLNLRTNPDKKVVAVDPNVIPLGSIIEIRYNGRILGQYRAADTGSAIQGRKIDIFMAERSDALRWGRKNVQVRIVK, encoded by the coding sequence ATGATACCAAACATGAAGAAACTTTTTTCCGAAAGCCTTACTGGAAAAAGGTTAATCATGTCCATCGTTAGTATGATATTACTAGTTGGGGTGGTTAGCGTTGCTGCTTATGAGCTAACAAAAACATCTGTTACACTAGTAGTAAATGGGGAAGAAACAAACCTCAAAACTCATGCCAAGACTGTAGATGAACTAATGTTGGAGAATGATATATTAGTAGGTGAGCACGACTTTGTTGAACCGTCACTAGATAGCTTGTTATCAAATGATGTTAATGTTGTGTGGATTCCTGCGAAGTTAGTCTATTTAACAAATAATGGTGAAAAGCTACCAGTATGGACCACATCTAGTACGCTAGAAGATTTAGTTAAGGAATTAAATTTAGAAGTTGGTGACTATGATAAGATAGTGCCAAGTCTAGAAACAGCTCTTGTTGAAGATATGAATATTACTTATGAGTCCGCCTTCACAGTTACTATACATAGTGACGGTGAGGAGAAAGAAGTGTGGACTACTTCGACAACTGTCGCTGACTTTTTAAAAGCAGAAGACATTATTCTAGGAGAGCTTGATAGAGTAGAGCCATCGCAAGCTGAAATTGTAAAAGCTAATACCGAAATCAATATCATTAGAGTACAAAAGGTCACCGATGTTGTGGAAGAAACAATTGACTTTGCAACGGTAACTAGAAATGACAATTCTCTTACAAGAGGAACTGAAAAAGAAGTTCAAAAAGGTCAAAAAGGAAAAGTTGCAAAACATTTTGAAGTAATTCTTGAAAATGGAAAAGAAGTATCTAGAGAGTTAGTAAAAACAGAAACTGTTCAACAAAGTACTGATCGAGTAGTGGCTGTTGGAACAAAGCAACCAGCTCCTGTTCAACAAGTGTCCCGTGGTGGGACGCCTGGTGATTGGGTGACGTTTTCTTCGACCGCTTATACTGCTTATTGTAATGGATGTTCAGGCATCACAGCTACTGGATTAAACTTACGTACAAATCCAGATAAAAAGGTTGTTGCCGTCGATCCTAATGTAATACCTTTAGGTTCTATTATTGAAATTCGATACAATGGTAGAATACTAGGCCAATATCGAGCAGCTGATACTGGCTCTGCTATTCAAGGTCGAAAAATTGATATCTTTATGGCTGAACGCAGTG